One window from the genome of Cuculus canorus isolate bCucCan1 chromosome 12, bCucCan1.pri, whole genome shotgun sequence encodes:
- the DENND4A gene encoding C-myc promoter-binding protein isoform X2, which yields MEDKGARVADYFVVAGLTDISKPLEEEIHFNDACHKIAKPKEPVTDVTVINKSLGEEVPQGYKCIDVTPSGLSADLNNGSLVGPQIYLCYRRGRNKPPLTDLGVLYDGKERVKQGCEIIQTTPYGRPANISGNASSQRVYITYRRASENMTQNTLAVTDICIIIPSKGETPPHTFCKVDKNLNNSMWGSAVYLCYKKSVAKTNTISYKAGLICRYPEEDYESFPLPESVPLFCLPMGATIECWPSNSKYPLPVFSTFVLTGASAEKVYGAAIQFYELYPEENLTEKQKSQLGLAAAVEGKSDACRTVQTNKCICLLSHWPFFDAFKKFLTFLYRYSISGPHVLPIEKHISHFMHKVPFPSPQRPRILVQLSPHDNLILSQPVSSPLPLSGGKFSTLLQNLGPENAVTLLVFAVTEHKILIHSLRPSVLTSVTEALVSMIFPFHWPCPYIPLCPLALADVLSAPCPFIVGIDSRYFDLYDPPPDVSCVDLDTNTISQTGDKKAIAWKILPKKPCKNLMNTLNNLYQQLAELQQRPREDALMELAMNDYDFNSGKKLHLLDLEIQEAFLCFMASILKGYRSYLRPITEAPSETATDASSLFELQGFLKSRDRSHQKFYTLMTKTQMFIRFIEECSFVSDKDASLAFFDDCVDKVDMDKTGETRLIELDESYKSEHTVFITPPEIPHLPNGEEHPLQYSYNGFPVLKLDLFERPEGLLTAPNNKLSSKASSPNSPSPMFRRTKQEIKSAHKIAKKYSSIPQMWSRCLLRHCYGLWFICLPAYVKVCHSKVRALRTAYDVLQKMHTKKIDPPDEVCYRVLMQLCGQYGQPVLAVRVLFEMQKAGIDPNAITYGYYNKAVLESTWPSSNRGGYFLWMKIRNVVLGIAQFKKALKKLPASTSHTAIPGGLSDFGNNTSFKEETRQGKTCLQDIQEQKEDKRESDSSSLSEVESTKESGDCLPKLNYQNSSNAKAASSIVRLNGTVDNTIAEDSAETSVGLLFTSSFEDVSEAEVIKSKSLRKRHKSAVEPDLREIPWESRNRNLSGDGLVGLMINRINQDPNPGEIVEKLGADAKILSSALQKNIRPKTLNIRTSSLGSKRESLEKESSDEDAAFDCSFTDKTESPVIFDLEDLDAEPETPTAVKSSVEKSRRLQRKSSFPVKPVEKTDVETGFDPLSLLVAETEQQKEEEEEEDDRSVSTPSARRDLAEEIVMYMNNMSSPLSSRAPSIELQKPNDDRNAHKKSPTVIQPCRRSSLPPNSPRPSGLTKSKSYHAKSEEKPRDRLWSSPAYSPNSPAKEQPQDGSSALTLVSSPSFNLDTLLTPKFDVLKSSMFSAGKGVAEKASKWYSKFTMYAASSKDQNSDRASVSSLGALDSESTSLTDEDVCNDFESASPHENTASEIKRIGLSRTSLESSASHDGSSKQFDQCGSLSKFPLPDKSELISSCSTSSTSVFQNYAMEVLISSCSRCRTCDCLVHDEEIMAGWTADDSNLNTTCPFCGNLFLPFLSIEIRDLRRPGRYFLKSSPSTENMQLPSLFSSRSGKSCNTTATVGLATSLMSVQEDINSNSKSKQHDNICARSIQIPSGRRQNTSGSECTSHPVARSISTFGPLEEDEKENQKINHIIPTGSLPATLQGPTDSLGLEWRLPSPDPITVPYLSPLVVWKELESLLENEGDHAITVADFVDHHPIVFWNLVWYFRRLDLPSNLPGLILTSEHCNKNSKIPRNCMSEDSKYVLIQMLWDNMKLHQDPRQPLYILWNAQSQNRTLLFETQKYPMVHLLQKDDDSFNQELLRSMVKSIKMNDVYGPMSQILERLNKWPHIKRQRSLYREILFLSLVALGRDNIDIDAFDREYKMAYDRLTASQVKNTHNCDRPPSTGVMECRKIFGEPYL from the exons ATGGAAGACAAGGGGGCCCGTGTTGCTGACTACTTTGTTGTCGCAGGATTAACTGATATTTCAAAACCACTGGAGGAAGAAATCCACTTCAATGATGCTTGCCATAAAATCGCTAAACCAAAAGAACCTGTTACAGATGTAACAGTAATTAATAAATCTCTGGGGGAGGAAGTTCCTCAGGGATATAAATGCATAGATGTTACTCCCTCAGGACTGTCTGCAGATCTCAATAACGGTAGTCTTGTAGGACCTCAAATATACCTTTGTTATCGCCGAGGAAGGAATAAGCCTCCACTTACTGATTTGGG GGTTTTATATGATGGGAAAGAAAGAGTAAAGCAAGGCTGTGAAATAATTCAAACTACTCCATATGGTCGGCCTGCCAATATTAGTGGCAATGCCTCATCACAGAGGGTGTACATCACTTACCGAAGAGCATCAGAAAACATGACACAAAACACTCTGGCTGTTACGGATATATGTATAATTATACCAAGTAAAGGAGAAACCCCTCCACATACGTTCTGCAAGGTTGACAAGAATCTTAACAACAGTATG TGGGGTTCAGCAGTATATTTATGTTATAAAAAATCTGTGGCAAAAACCAACACCATATCATATAAAGCTG GTTTAATATGCAGATATCCTGAAGAAGATTATGAATCATTCCCATTACCAGAATCTGTGCCTCTTTTTTGTCTGCCTATGGGTGCAACAATTGAATGTTGGCCGTCTAACAGTAAATACCCTCTCCCAGTTTTTTCTACCTTTGTATTAACTGGAGCTTCTGCAGAAAAG GTATATGGTGCTGCTATCCAGTTTTATGAACTCTATCCTGAAGAGAATctcacagagaaacaaaagtcTCAGCTGGGATTAGCAGCTGCTGTTGAGGGCAAGTCAGATGCATGCAGAACAGTTCAAACGAATAAATGCATCTGTCTGCTCTCTCACTGGCCTTTCTTTGATGCTTTCAAGAAGTTTCTTACCTTTCTGTATCGCTACTCCATTTCTGGTCCACACGTTCTGCCCATTGAAAA gCACATTTCCCATTTCATGCATAAAGTTCCTTTTCCATCCCCTCAGAGGCCAAGAATTCTAGTTCAG CTATCTCCACATGATAACCTGATTCTTAGCCAACCTGTGTCATCACCCCTTCCACTGAG CGGCGGCAAGTTTTCTACACTACTTCAGAATCTAGGACCTGAAAATGCAGTAACCCTACTTGTATTTGCTGTGACGGAACATAAAATTCTCATCCATTCATTGCGACCTTCTGTTCTTACCAGTGTGACGGAGGCATTAGTCTCT ATGATCTTTCCCTTCCACTGGCCTTGCCCGTATATTCCTCTCTGTCCCTTGGCGCTGGCAGATGTTCTAAGTGCACCATGCCCATTCATAGTGGGAATTGATTCAAGATACTTTGATCTCTATGACCCTCCACCAGATGTTAGCTGTGTTGACCTAGATACCAATACAATTTCTCA aacTGGAGATAAGAAAGCTATTGCATGGAAGATCTTACCAAAGAAACCTTGTAAAAATCTGATGAacactttaaataatttatatcaGCAACTGGCAGAAT TGCAACAGAGACCAAGAGAAGATGCGTTAATGGAATTAGCGATGAATGACTACGATTTTAATTCTGGGAAGAAATTGCATCTGTTAGATTTGGAGATCCAAGAAGCATTCCTGTGTTTCATGGCCTCAATACTAAAAGGTTACAGGTCTTACCTCAGACCAATAACAGAGGCACCCTCTGAAACAGCCACAGATGCTAGTTCTCTCTTTGAACTACAAG GTTTCCTCAAAAGTCGAGATCGTTCCCATCAGAAGTTCTACACACTGATGACCAAAACTCAGATGTTCATTCGCTTCATCGAAGAGTGTTCTTTTGTCAGTGATAAGGACGCAAGCCTTGCATTTTTTGATGACTGCGTAGATAAA GTAGATATGGACAAAACTGGAGAAACACGACTTATAGAGCTGGATGAGTCATACAAGAGTGAGCACACAGTTTTCATAACACCACCTGAGATCCCTCATCTGCCAAATGGTGAAGAGCACCCTCTGCAATACAG ctACAATGGATTTCCAGTGTTAAAATTAGATTTGTTTGAGCGACCTGAAGGACTTCTCACAGCACCAAATAACAAACTGTCCTCAAAAGCCAGTAGTCCGAACAGCCCATCGCCCATGTTCAGAAGAACTAAACAG GAAATTAAATCTGCACATAAAATTGCTAAGAAGTACTCATCCATACCACAGATGTGGTCCAGGTGTTTGTTACGTCACTGCTATGGTCTTTGGTTTATCTGCCTTCCTGCATATGTGAAAGTCTGCCATTCAAAAGTCCGGGCTCTGAGAACTGCATATGATGTGCTGCAAAAAATGCATACCAAAAAAATAGATCCTCCTGATGAG GTGTGCTACCGAGTACTCATGCAACTGTGTGGACAGTACGGTCAGCCTGTGCTAGCAGTGAGAGTgctttttgaaatgcagaaagctggtATTGACCCTAATGCGATTACTTACGGCTACTATAATAAG GCGGTTTTGGAAAGTACGTGGCCTTCAAGCAATAGAGGCGGATATTTCCTCTGGATGAAAATACGAAACGTTGTTTTAGGAATAGCACAGTTCAAGAAAGCATTGAAAAAGCTACCAGCAAGCACCTCACATACAGCCATTCCTG GGGGACTTTCAGACTTTGGCAATAATACATCATTCAAAGAAGAAACCAGGCAAGGGAAAACTTGTCTTCAAGATATACAAGAACAAAAAGAGGACAAGAGAGAAAGTGACTCCAGTTCTC TATCCGAAGTGGAGAGCACAAAAGAGAGTGGTGACTGCCTGCCTAAACTAAATTATCAGAACTCAAGTAATGCCAAAGCTGCTTCTAGCATAGTGCGACTCAACGGTACGGTTGACAACACCATAGCAGAAGATAGTGCAG AGACTTCTGTTGGATTGCTGTTTACATCATCTTTTGAGGATGTCAGTGAAGCAGAAGTTATAAAAAGTAAATCCTTAAGAAAGAGACATAAAAGTGCAGTAGAACCTGACTTAAGGGAGATACCATGGGAAAGCAGGAACCGTAACCTGAGCGGAGATGGCTTGGTGGGACTCATgataaatagaataaatcagGACCCAAACCCTGGAGAAATTGTTGAAAAGCTAGGAGCTGATGCCAAAATCCTGTCTAGtgcattacagaaaaatataaggCCAAAGACTCTTAATATCAGAACTTCTTCTTTAGGATCTAAGAGAGAAAGCCTGGAGAAAGAATCTAGTGATGAAGATGCAGCTTTTGATTGCAGTTTTACAGATAAAACAGAGTCTCCTGTTATCTTTGATCTGGAAGACTTGGATGCAGAACCTGAAACACCTACAGCGGTGAAATCCTCCGTTGAGAAATCTAGAAGGCTGCAAAGAAAGAGCAGCTTCCCAGTAAAGCCAGTTGAAAAGACAGATGTTGAAACTGGATTTGATCCACTGTCCCTGCTAGTTGCTGAgacagaacagcagaaagaggaggaggaggaggaggatgataGAAGTGTTTCTACTCCATCTGCAAGACGAGACTTAGCTGAAGAAATAGTCATGTACATGAACAATATGAGCAGCCCTTTGTCAAGTCGTGCCCCAAGCATTGAGTTGCAAAAACCCAATGATGACAGAAATGCTCATAAAAAGAGCCCAACAGTAATCCAGCCTTGTAGGAGGTCCAGCCTTCCCCCGAACTCCCCAAGGCCATCCGGTCTTACCAAATCCAAGAGTTACCATgcaaaaagtgaagaaaagccAAGAGACAGGCTCTGGTCCTCCCCTGCTTATTCCCCAAACAGCCCAGCCAAGGAACAGCCACAGGATGGAAGCAGTGCATTAACACTTGTGTCTTCACCGTCATTCAACTTGGATACGCTGTTGACACCAAAGTTTGATGTCCTAAAAAGCAGCatgttttctgctggaaaagggGTTGCAGAGAAGGCTAGCAAGTGGTATTCAAAATTTACAATGTATGCTGCGTCCTCAAAG gaTCAAAATTCAGACCGAGCAAGTGTTTCATCTCTTGGAGCTCTGGACTCAGAATCTACTTCTCTAACTGATGAAGATGTCTGCAATGATTTTGAAAGTGCTTCTCCTCACGAGAACACCGCATCAGAAATTAAGAGAATTGGCCTCAGCAGGACAAGCCTAGAAAGCTCGGCTTCCCACGATGGCTCATCAAAACAATTTGACCAGTGTG GTTCTCTTTCAAAGTTCCCTCTACCTGACAAATCAGAGTTAATCTCTTCTTGCAGTACAAGTAGTACCAGTGTGTTTCAGAACTACGCTATGGAG GTCCTCATCTCAAGCTGTTCACGATGTCGAACTTGTGACTGTTTGGTTCATGATGAAGAAATCATGGCAGGTTGGACAGCAGATGATTCAAATCTCAATACCACATGTCCATTCTGTGGAAAtctatttctgccttttttaagCATAGAAATCAGAGATCTTCGGCGACCTGGACG TTATTTCCTGAAGTCCAGCCCTTCTACAGAAAACATGCAGTTGCCATCACTTTTTTCCAGTCGGAGCGGGAAGTCCTGTAACACCACAGCTACTGTTGGCCTCGCTACATCTCTGATGTCTGTTCAAGAGGATATAAATTCCAACAG cAAATCTAAGCAGCATGACAATATTTGTGCCAGAAGTATCCAGATCCCCTCGGGAAGAAGGCAGAATACCTCTGGGTCAGAGTGTACAAGTCACCCTGTAGCAAGGAGTATCAGTACTTTTGGTCCGTTGGAAgaagatgagaaggaaaaccagaagatCAACCATATCATTCCTACTGGTAGCCTGCCTGCTACTTTGCAAGGACCAACA GATTCCTTGGGCCTGGAATGGCGCTTACCTAGTCCTGATCCTATCACAGTTCCTTATCTCAGTCCTCTAGTGGTATGGAAAGAGCTTGAGAGCTTACTTGAAAATGAGGGGGATCATGCGATAACAGTGGCAGACTTTGTAGATCATCATCCCATTGTGTTCTGGAATTTGGTGTGGTATTTCAGACGCTTGGACTTGCCCAGCAACTTACCAGGATTGATACTTACTTCTGAGCACTGTAATAAAAACTCCAAG ATTCCACGGAACTGTATGTCAGAGGACAGTAAATATGTTCTGATTCAGATGCTATGGGACAATATGAAATTGCATCAGGATCCAAGGCAGCCTCTGTATATTTTGTGGAATGCTCAGA GTCAAAATCGCACTCTTTTGTTTGAGA CCCAGAAGTACCCAATGGTCCATTTACTGCAAAAAGATGATGACTCTTTTAATCAGGAGCTCTTGAGAAGTATGGTGAAAAGCATTAAGATGAATGATGTATACGGACCGATGAGTCAGATATTGGAGAGGCTGAACAAATGGCCACATATTAAAAGACAGCG GAGCCTTTATAGAGAAATTCTATTTCTTTCGCTTGTTGCCCTGGGAAGAGATAACATTGATATAG atgCTTTTGACCGAGAGTACAAAATGGCCTATGATCGTCTCACGGCTAGTCAGGTGAAGAATACTCATAATTGTGATAGACCACCAAGTACTGGAGTGATGGAATGCAGAAAGATTTTTGGAGAACCATATCTTTAA